GCGGTGGGCACGCAGCTGCACGAGCTGACGGGGGCCTATGTACCGATCGCCAATGGCGGCTACGCGGCGCCGGCGTTCGGCATCAGGCGCATCCTCAATGTGGACGGGGACGTGCTTTATGAGCGGGCGCGGCGGATCATCGGGGTGATGCCGCAGCCCTATCGCGAGACATCATCGGGCCGGGAGATCACACCGAAGACGGCGGACCCGGTGCCCCTGTTCGAGAAGGTGACGGCGACGCGGACGGCGCGGACGATGACCGGCATGCTGACGCGGGTGATCTCCATGGGCACCGGCAAGAAGGCCGGGCTCGGCAGCCGCCAGGCGGCGGGCAAGACGGGCACGACCAATGACAACAGGGACGCGCTGTTTGTCGGCTATACGGCTGACCTCGTGGCCGGGGTGTGGGTCGGCAATGACGACAATTCGGAGATGGGCCGGGTCTATGGCGGCACGGTGCCGGCAACGATCTGGGCGACTTTCATGACCGAGGCCCATGAGGGATTGAAGAAGCGGCCGATCTACCGGCGTTACTGGGTGATGCCGCATCCCTCGCAACTGGCCGAAGACGAGGCGGAGGAAGAGACCGAAGAAGAGCAGGTGCCGGCGCTGACCCTGTCGAGCCGGGACAAGGCGCTGAAGCGCACGCTGATGGATCTGTCATCGGCGCTGCGCGCCGCCCCGCGGCTGGAGGCGCGGGCGGAAGAGCCTGCCTCGAGCGGACGGGTGCGGCGGATGGACCGCAGCGTGTTCCGCAGCCGCGACGACTGAGCCAGGCCGGCCGGTCCACGCCCGCACCAGCCTCGCCCGTTAACCGTCGAAACGAAGGAGACTGGCCCCGAAAGGCGCAGCAGGGCATAAGATGCGGCTGTTCCGGGTATGCGGGGTGCGGTCGGGGGCCATGTCGGGATTTCCCAAGCTTTTGAAGATTGCAGGCGTCGTGGTGTTCGCGCTGGTGGCGGGCATCGGCTCGGCCTGGTGGTCGATCCTTGGCGCCATGTCGGCGACCGGCATCCAGAACGGTGCGTGGTACACCTCGACGGCCATCGGCTCACAGGCATCCGACCCCTATATGCGGGCGCAGATCGCGCTGACGGGCCTGCTGGCGCTGACCAAGGCCGAGGCCATCTACTTCACCGCGACGGAAGATGATGACGGCAACGCGCTGTCGGGCAACTGCACCTATGAGGTGACGGGCCGCAGCTTCGCCGCGCGGTGGTGGAGCCTGACGGCTTATGGCGACGACCATTACCTGATCGACAATCCGGCGGACCGCTATTCCTACAATGTGGCATCGCTGGGCCTGCGCTTTGCGCCGCTGGCCAAATGGCAGCTGACCGTTTCCGCCGAGCCGCGGGAGATGAACTGGCTGCCGGTGGACACCGATTCTTTCTTTTCGCTGACCTTACGGCTCTACAATCCATCGCCCGACATCGTGGCCGACCCCGGCGCGGTACGGCTGCCGTCGATCCGCAAGGTCGCGTGCACGCCTGAGGCTGAGGGCACGGCTGACTGGACAACTGAACCGGAGGCCGCGTCATGAGGACCTGGCCGCTGTGGATCGCCGCCGCCTTCGTGGCGGCAATCATCGTCCATATCCTGACGGTGCTGCTGCTGCCGCCGGCCATCATGTCGATGGCGATGATACGGATGGCGGATGCGGGGGCGGATGCGGGCGTTGTGCATGCGCCGCCGCCGGACGCGCGGGCGCGGACGGTGGTGCGGCCGAGCCCGGACCTTGCCTATTCCATCTGCCTGTTCGACCTCACCAAGGGACCGCTGCTGGTGAAGGCCACGGTGCCGGACACCTATTGGTCGGTGTCTGCCTTTGCGCACAACACGGACAATTTCTTCGTGGTCAATGACCAGCAATTGCCGGGCGATACGCTTGAGCTGCTGATCAAGCGCGAGGAAGACGAGATTTCGGGCTTTGACGGCGTGCCCGTCTCCTTCGCGCCGACCGACAAGGGCGTGGTGCTGATGCGGATGCTGGTGACCGACCGCGACAGCTATTTGAAGAACGACACGGTGCGCCGCTCGGCAAGCTGCGAGACCATTCCCCAGGGGTGACACCCTCCCCTCTCTTTTCTTTCATCCGTCACAACATGACCCAGCCCGGTCCGCTTTTGCTGGCAGGGGGGCTGCAACATGCTATTTTTTGCCGCGAATGAAGACAGTGGGAGGGGCTGTGCATGGGCCGCCTTGGAATTGTGGTCGCGGGGCTGGCGGCGCTGGTGCTGCTGGCGGTGGGCATGTGGAATGCCGGGCCGGTGCCGGACGCCCAGAGCGACGAAGACAATCTGCAGCGCATCACCTTCGCCACCGACTGGAAGGCGCAGGCCGAGCATGGCGGCTTCTACCAGGCGCTGGCCAAGGGCTATTACGCCAAGCGCGGGCTGGAGGTGCAGATCCTGCCCGGCGGCCCGGGGGTGAACGTGCCGCAGCTTATTGCCGGCGGGGCGGTGGATTTCGGCATGGGGTCCAACAGCTTCATTCCGCTGCGCATCGTGGAAGCGGAGCTGCCGGTAAAGGCGGTGATGGCGGTGTTCCAGAAGGACCCGCAGGTGCTGATCACCCATCCGCGGGATGACGTGACATCGCTGGAAGACCTGAAGGGCAAGCCGATCATGATTTCGGATGCCACCATCAGCGCATTCTGGCCGTGGCTGCGGGCAAAATATGGGTATACGGACGATCAGATCCGCAAATACACTTACAACCTCGCCCCGTTCCTGGTGGACGAGACGGCGGTGCAGCAGGGCTATGTGACGAGCGAGCCCTATGCCATCGCCAAGCAGCTTGGCACCGAGCCGCAGGTGTTCCTGCTGGCGGATAACGGCTATCCCGGCTACGCGACCATGGTGCTGGCGCCCAACTCGTGGATCGAGGAAAGCCCGGACATCGTGCAGGCCTTCGTCGATGGCACCATCGAGGGCTGGTATGACTATCTGCACGGTGACCCCGCCCCGGCGGACGCGCTCATCCTGCAGGACAATCCGGAGATCAGCCAGGACGTGCTGACGCAGGCGCGCGACAAGATGATTGCCTTTGGCCTTGCCACGAGCGGTGACGCACGGCGGCTGGGAATTGGCGCGATGACCGAGCAGCGCTGGGGCATGTTCTATGACACGATGGCGGAGGCTGGTGTCTATACGGACGATCTTGATTGGCGGGCGGCGTTTACCACCGATTTCGTCAATCACGGGCCGGTGGTGCCGGAGGGCGCGGGGCTGAAGCCGCGATGACGCACCCCCTGCTGTCGCTGGAGCACGTCAGCCGCCGGTTTGACGGCGGGCGGCACGGGCTGGGTGCCCTGTCGCTGGACATCGCGCGCGGCAGCTTCGTGTCCATCGTCGGCCCGTCGGGCTGCGGCAAGAGCACGCTGCTGCGGCTGGTGGCGGGGCTGGATGCGCCGGAGGCCGGGCGGCTGAGCTGGCCCCTTGGGCGGCCCGGCAAGATCGGCTTTGTGTTTCAGGATGCGACCCTGATGCCGTGGGCGACCGTGTTCGACAATGTGTGGCTGCCGCACCGGCTGAACGGCGTCTCCCGCGAGGATGCCCGCGCACGGGTGGAGGACGCGCTTGAGCGCGTGGGGCTTGCTGACCGGCGGGATGCCTATCCGCGCCAATTGTCCGGCGGCATGCGGATGCGCGTGTCGATCGCCCGCGCCCTGTCGCTGAAGCCCGACGTGCTGCTGATGGACGAACCGTTCGCTGCGCTGGATGAGATCACGCGGGAGCGGCTGAACGAGGAGCTTAATGATCTGTGGGCGGAGCATGGGTGGACCGTGCTTTATGTGACCCACAGCGTCTATGAGGCGGTGTTCCTGTCCACGCGGGTGCTGGTGCTGCCGGGGCGGCCGGGGCCGCTGCTGGCGGACATGGAGGTGCCGGGGCCCGAAGACCGGGGCGATGCATGGCGGGCGGACGGACGGTTCGCGGCGCTGTCGGCCTCGATCACGGCGCATCTGCGCACAGCTTCCGGGGACGGAGGGGCATCATGAGCCGCAGCAACGGCACAGGGCCGGACGGCTGGGCGGCCCGCTGGGGGCTGCCGCTGCTGTTCGGTCTCGTCTTCCTGGGGGCCTGGGAATGGCTGGTGGCGGTGACGGAGACCCCCGCTTACGTGCTGCCGGGGCCGCTGGCGATCGGGACCGCGCTGGTTCAGGGCTTCGGGCCGCTGATGGCGTCACTGTGGGTGACCCTGCGCATCACCCTCATTGCCTTTGTGCTGGCGCTGGTGCTGGGCACGGGGTTTGCGGTGCTGTTCAGCGAAAGCCGGCTTGCCGAGCGGGCGCTCTATCCTTATGCGGTCGCCTTGCAGGTGACGCCCATCGTGGCGATTGCGCCGCTGATCCTGATCTGGGTCGGGCTCGACAATGCGGA
The sequence above is drawn from the Pyruvatibacter mobilis genome and encodes:
- a CDS encoding ABC transporter ATP-binding protein: MTHPLLSLEHVSRRFDGGRHGLGALSLDIARGSFVSIVGPSGCGKSTLLRLVAGLDAPEAGRLSWPLGRPGKIGFVFQDATLMPWATVFDNVWLPHRLNGVSREDARARVEDALERVGLADRRDAYPRQLSGGMRMRVSIARALSLKPDVLLMDEPFAALDEITRERLNEELNDLWAEHGWTVLYVTHSVYEAVFLSTRVLVLPGRPGPLLADMEVPGPEDRGDAWRADGRFAALSASITAHLRTASGDGGAS
- a CDS encoding ABC transporter substrate-binding protein translates to MGRLGIVVAGLAALVLLAVGMWNAGPVPDAQSDEDNLQRITFATDWKAQAEHGGFYQALAKGYYAKRGLEVQILPGGPGVNVPQLIAGGAVDFGMGSNSFIPLRIVEAELPVKAVMAVFQKDPQVLITHPRDDVTSLEDLKGKPIMISDATISAFWPWLRAKYGYTDDQIRKYTYNLAPFLVDETAVQQGYVTSEPYAIAKQLGTEPQVFLLADNGYPGYATMVLAPNSWIEESPDIVQAFVDGTIEGWYDYLHGDPAPADALILQDNPEISQDVLTQARDKMIAFGLATSGDARRLGIGAMTEQRWGMFYDTMAEAGVYTDDLDWRAAFTTDFVNHGPVVPEGAGLKPR
- a CDS encoding DUF1214 domain-containing protein codes for the protein MSGFPKLLKIAGVVVFALVAGIGSAWWSILGAMSATGIQNGAWYTSTAIGSQASDPYMRAQIALTGLLALTKAEAIYFTATEDDDGNALSGNCTYEVTGRSFAARWWSLTAYGDDHYLIDNPADRYSYNVASLGLRFAPLAKWQLTVSAEPREMNWLPVDTDSFFSLTLRLYNPSPDIVADPGAVRLPSIRKVACTPEAEGTADWTTEPEAAS
- a CDS encoding DUF1254 domain-containing protein — its product is MRTWPLWIAAAFVAAIIVHILTVLLLPPAIMSMAMIRMADAGADAGVVHAPPPDARARTVVRPSPDLAYSICLFDLTKGPLLVKATVPDTYWSVSAFAHNTDNFFVVNDQQLPGDTLELLIKREEDEISGFDGVPVSFAPTDKGVVLMRMLVTDRDSYLKNDTVRRSASCETIPQG